Proteins encoded together in one Apis cerana isolate GH-2021 linkage group LG4, AcerK_1.0, whole genome shotgun sequence window:
- the LOC107999088 gene encoding uncharacterized protein LOC107999088 isoform X2 gives MSFRLLLTIVLAVTHTYTHTYTHTYIHTYTHTHTHTFEYILYVMARITVRVRKRENVVFSDDFYPDNYYQLTSDVDSKRMWLSEENSRSVISFDEDYLEETPRKRVRIRIPILKKNGRHKLTVVRRRPITSKVEESPLTVTSHIPRRIVVTRVRTLGLANSIYSDLETDSFKPEIGKHKVTITRRRKIGSTTIMPTEKRTRITRRKLIAVRPIQPTPSFAIITTGFFTAPSSEYDEEYSEEDNDDEMENKEDITSTVTPELKELPNIIDSKPGEIEIESKTEEIEPKVVEESIMGSPIIITDNFFFPPSDDEDEDEYEEEYMDMTTEEENVNEEIPTMTKSTKDEDGNVSNRENTLTTFVTSNLSKKKEIALEKFEETSHNVANHEIRTISVNSKQEEKSEEVSTVKSTKDEEIITTTQESFEETLEENVPTTIYPEIKEDNKKEDEKEKDHTTTVQMIETTVPVEETTVITVPEEKTETIITFDRETTTIIEEEEKVNNTEHLISSTETSFQDSSSENKESQEKDIEFQVTTIAIDFEDTSSKNREDFLEKHLEFNTTLIETDPEKKSLSKNTEDSLKKDIESHVTVTQIESKNSSQIENYQKKDIETQITKVQIESETLKKPTEYLNKEIQSHSIDNHSTIINSTLTSKSETERSFPDTIDFILKQIPETTTKFEEKEDNLTVQPIEPIMEFTSSSTFFVDVSPSFASVLPLETSQLHDSNTLSYLDDSEIPSVIPLGVEYISGLKNTSVIFEATPSIESIVTTSISSPTPEEIEAGLADDLYLSLSRPDFLEILPSKPMHVKHETRSETSDLEPSTSIYYTETVVTSTRLRTYTYVVTQLNGLETKVTSSTTVRPRVTTLTLTVPVTVTVTPTVESSAYSVSSVYNPAPAAGEQEGKDEEGRRFNLATRIMSNGVEVIVAGPTPALRWENSIPQPTLTLSDAVVMMLPQDKPNEFVTKTCTTTFTYLTTITKDGTTIVSTEQQVIANTATEERHRKPGSETAAVTLEASPTLRTEVFKTTYTYLTLNTDHSDINDALESSTKVIANTVTAPQHYLDMILEPSEAPRPETNTYLSTRLLEKTFMEDGRTKIETTSDTITQLIVTESAPPPRPTSVTTTLTALDSTEENMTDVMKTYYITYTYYNTFLEKGSTVVRTNVATSTDVVLEKVPVKKTTKTTMVNPTPEPIQIFATKTYLTTFTYFTTLLQAGPDGETSTTVSSRSHIVENVVTESIAPSLLDAGYMNALLTTAHHSDPVKNVVTGSTIIFFDEEDQIDPTTSTNFPEVTSSVEVQKDEMISSSFVSEPSSVVNESNLKPIEQINQESNVTVSAESGQNKKPINQNTNDLQVSNLLSLGSLGINSLSALGPVITAMAGLLQGKTTATRRNDSIPQMETQEVTTQRSPIYIPVAEFADGDIEAAESQNIGTHLANLNHNYIAETRHKVASSLADGIPISPGEVITANSDVIIGKPGKMAPRPPQTFLKDEENIGMKPPPLPVPNIPVHPVLEVLENDQNDAQPQQNLQSHKGPQIKIYPAHQIYEEHLKIPISMPINTNPTLKQPQKLLPVQPTPPKKIGSKQDMLDNDPLLKPPDRPNVEQYANPNMNLKEPEWNPDKTRRPWSAKDPLKLPPSHPQFDQKIDLGKPSIDKLWPTVPSEEQKRPPWAQKDPLLPETPIIIQTSESKPTPAEPIVHQVPHVIDRSTGQPLLVNIQPSQVANVVIPQGGTQALIFGDTSEPHISGQYFDDPSPYPESEVGLGFLGIQRVEDLSQYNNGKDPADYMVPPSPPFNFKTLSEKHSSNRPATIPLSPAHFDYERPQDKLEISLVRPEKKPSDVHLIKHPDNSGVLGGQGHVHTEILVHHRPEIVNVRPQSIPHPAIHPHIHSNNHLPPRGQYPKIPKPISEPGTPPRRTEMSNPSDNSHRYILLAKPDSGNEIILNSNWKSDKKPPRILMNNRLRPRLPLRSTTIHPPLDRPIYPERPGIRKPVYSGSQRLPTKAQNTNTFVLPHRPITNLQIHHEPHKMTTSMPGELIRDVVTEKQPSFGTRPQTNLQNRPPHFYSEKKPTSIEQMKPQTERTEEYVPTGAVEYHNPLNLKIKQNDKPVISSIQTQNFNQASPNQDIKSESQETWYSGTQTEKTLDSESGASEPVKYHNQVKEIEKYDKTKDDTSLINDHSNDTSSNKNSYVASSNTMIGKVGEIDSQQNQKEKPIWINQGVPFAHKNEGISIQTQYGSNYYNTKPHEMPIVQGKPFGVYTGHEELNYGYKWKETSEYDIVQGVPSMYYGNKVMQINHKHEQTSTPLNHEHDDTIDLKPPAIIPQFVPELDKLNRPYPRPTIINKVETRPVLYSRPEIISQTSEVRPDHVNRPNENKLDISEQQFGNNSLSYSEKLNQSHFQLGGFMDLNWENEMKAGDKRQEILVNRSEIMKNHYRNNSIFHQMENQYSQTSINPVKLEKNHAVIIQQDYSSATKIHPEYPHIVTKPKPQVPSPITISTANNKSNTRPNIKFSLSVEAIGEEMDSKTQTERPPSMLITTNSSDKKKNIEKIDTSYQMNFATQDANKDDSENHESKIRIRPIETSTGDMLTNMEGMNIPSRDMMPPPLRSVIGLNQSNKNEEEDLKPPPIPSRDVVGLSPPPVDITTTNLPMEDKFSFITANESGLKPPPKYIPLKESSVAPLPSISMVPPSPRPSLTRPFIVELLSQDMVPPPPVTQTTRPLEIATVRPAVAVSGSIQIATAVATSHIPVVQDIESKIPIIHGTVDLPVVIDVPEILRPIETRKTEHVSIYTVRPFDTRPVSRISLQSTAMLTTNLIIPTKLRPVQVDHIQPSRSSSTREVEPTRSHNIDIPQNPVKRPEHPVFLESSYDIVLPSSKVEATESLIYVISTSQKKESRPTMTKNEVSKVIVSPVTEIKRKNETVLKELPSMVTRVDSSITKVTNTLLENVDRRNVSMIKMTKSVSNIRKVANETTTTMYMKPKEVTRFQTSTITRTKTAVLGSPPTTRTLLLTHTLTSTTVETVTETLLRPTSVVSTVTSTILQSVVTRIPSSYENIVDNDSIFVVMSDQKPPAPGAEEVEAEYGDISRDEQDPAGNEVHRVLAGGILGAPIVSLQPIVNQCTPECKASRAEICTEVGTEMRCICRPGFARMFPDRPCKPTYTYTLRVGLDRIGHEPVIYEANMNNSTSTAFRKLLGPTKDALDRTLMQSDLRDIYRGLKIAGFTSDPTKVEFHVQLSDNANETRLKEVLRKYLIGSNYSLGGTEVFASKNLDIIEAIDFDECIAEDGGPHHDCSPNAACFNLRGSYQCSCKEGWADLSENPAYPGRFCSQAPLGCPNCNNKGHCVTNTNGQEVCECFPWHSGQRCQVNLKVLLIALVTTGAILLGLLAVCVGMACFRQPNRKRKTGDRRAMIPGTGGDTSSEGSVTDLAIPHHVPHILPPPPQMIAPLPPTKRPTRKISTKPRHLPRKTTMIPASVPVNDEQRDRSLTVMIPRAKYRSAPQSPQNYKSGLSTFSTEEHKLLNYLENGTHNTGNRKQSVSSAKDCKEADVQIIRAPAAPTGALVSAGFQVSATVTRQMDTDSTLARSCGETTVETATKVLRTGDLQGDLCSTLARSCDETTIQAPTKLRLDLGEAGSTLARSCGETTIQPPTKVADTRRNSVKDARDNRDTRDSASEGHTMAERDLGSTLRLPAQHPPLYSPDRTSDRESNFDSL, from the exons ATGTCCTTTCGCCTGTTGCTCACGATTGTTCTAGCTGTAACTCACACATACacgcacacatacacacacacatacatacatacatacacacacacacacacacacacatttgaatatatattgtacgTGATGGCGAGGATCACAGTGCGTGTACGCAAGCGAGAAAACGTCGTCTTTTCAGATGACTTCTATCCTGATAACTACTACCAACTAACGAGCGATGTCGATAGCAAACGCATGTGGTTGTCTGAAGAGAATTCTAGGAGTGTGATTTCATTTGACGAGGACTACCTCGAAGAAACTCCCAGAAAACGCGTAAGAATTCGCATTcctattcttaaaaaaaatggaagacaTAAATTGACAGTTGTCAGACGAAGACCTATTACCTCCAAAGTGGAAGAATCTCCGTTGACCGTGACCAGTCACATTCCGAGAAGAATAGTGGTGACACGAGTGAGGACTTTGGGATTGGCTAATTCTATTTACAGTGATTTGGAGACTGATAGTTTTAAACCGGAAATTGGAAAGCACAAAGTGACCATCACCAGACGTAGGAAAATTGGATCGACTACAATTATGCCTACTGAAAAGAGAACCAGGATTACTAGAAGGAAATTGATTGCTGTTAGACCGATACAACCTACACCTAGTTTCGCAATTATCACGACTGGATTCTTTACTGCCCCATCATCTGAATACGACGAAGAATATTCCGAGgaagataatgatgatgaaatGGAAAACAAAGAGGATATTACTTCCACAGTCACGCCTGAATTGAAGGAACTGCCTAATATCATCGATAGTAAACCGGGCGAGATTGAGATTGAAAGTAAAACAGAAGAAATTGAGCCGAAAGTTGTCGAAGAAAGTATTATGGGTTCACCAATTATTATCActgataatttcttctttccaccATCTGACGATGAAGATGAAGATGAATATGAAGAAGAATATATGGATATGACAACTGAGgaagaaaatgtaaatgaagAAATTCCAACGATGACTAAATCGACAAAAGACGAAGATGGAAATGTTTCGAACAGAGAGAACACGTTAACTACATTTGTGACTTCTAATCTGtccaagaaaaaagaaattgcattggaaaaatttgaagaaacgtCACATAATGTTGCTAATCATGAAATAAGAACAATATCTGTTAATTCGAAACAAGAAGAGAAATCTGAAGAAGTTTCAACTGTAAAATCGacaaaagatgaagaaataataactaCAACGCAAGAAAGTTTTGAAGAAACGCTGGAAGAAAATGTTCCAACGACCATTTATCCTGAGATTAAAGAAGACAATaagaaagaagatgaaaaagaaaaagatcatACAACGACAGTCCAGATGATAGAAACTACAGTACCTGTGGAAGAAACTACAGTAATCACTGTTCCTGAAGAAAAAACAGAGACTATAATAACTTTTGATAGAGAAACTACAACAATTattgaggaagaagaaaaagttaataacACGGAACATCTTATATCATCTACTGAAACTAGTTTTCAAGATTCTTCatcagaaaataaagaatcacaggaaaaagatattgaatttcaagTTACAACTATTGCAATTGATTTTGAAGATACTTCATCTAAAAATCGTGaagattttcttgaaaaacatTTAGAATTCAATACTACATTAATTGAAACTGACCCGGAGAAGAAATCTTTATCTAAAAACACAGAAGATTCTCTCAAAAAAGATATCGAATCTCATGTCACGGTAACTCAAATCGAATCCAAAAATTCTtctcaaattgaaaattaccaGAAAAAGGATATAGAAACTCAAATCACAAAGGTTCAAATAGAAtctgaaactttaaaaaaacctACCGAATATCTCAATAAAGAGATTCAATCTCATTCAATTGATAATCATTctactataataaattctacttTGACTTCTAAATCAGAAACTGAAAGATCTTTTCCAGACACGAtagattttattcttaaacaaATACCAGAAACTACAacgaaatttgaagaaaaagaagataatctGACAGTACAACCCATAGAACCAATTATGGAATTCACTTCGTCTTCAACATTTTTCGTTGATGTATCTCCCAGTTTCGCAAGTGTCCTACCTTTAGAAACATCCCAATTACATGACTCCAACACTCTCAGCTATTTGGATGACTCCGAGATTCCAAGCGTGATCCCCCTTGGTGTCGAGTATATATCTGGCTTAAAGAATACTTCCGTGATATTCGAGGCAACACCTAGCATTGAGAGTATAGTGACGACATCTATCTCATCGCCAACCCCCGAGGAAATCGAGGCAGGATTGGCAGACGACTTATATTTATCCCTGTCGAGGCCAGACTTTCTCGAAATTCTGCCGTCAAAACCGATGCACGTGAAGCACGAGACGAGATCCGAAACCTCAGATTTAGAACCGAGTACAAGCATTTACTATACCGAGACAGTGGTTACATCGACACGACTGAGAACGTATACTTATGTGGTGACGCAACTAAACGGACTGGAGACGAAAGTGACATCCTCGACGACTGTCCGACCAAGAGTAACGACTCTTACGTTGACAGTGCCCGTCACGGTGACCGTCACTCCTACCGTGGAGTCGTCAGCGTACTCAGTTTCGTCTGTGTATAACCCGGCACCCGCTGCTG GAGAACAAGAAGGAAAAGACGAAGAAGGTCGAAGGTTTAACTTGGCCACCCGCATCATGTCGAATGGAGTTGAAGTGATTGTGGCAGGACCAACACCGGCTCTACGATGGGAAAACTCGATTCCTCAGCCTACATTGACATTGTCTGACGCGGTCGTCATGATGCTTCCACAAGATAAACCGAATGAATTTGTCACAAAGACATGCACAACTACCTTTACGTATCTTACAACTATTACGAAGGATGGAACAACTATCGTGTCGACGGAGCAACAG GTAATAGCAAACACGGCAACTGAAGAACGTCACAGAAAACCTGGATCAGAAACTGCAGCAGTAACATTGGAAGCATCGCCAACATTACGCACAGAAGTGTTCAAAACCACTTACACCTACTTAACACTAAATACCGATCATTCAGATATAAATGACGCTTTGGAAAGCAGTACTAAAGTAATTGCAAATACGGTTACCGCCCCTCAACATTACCTGGATATGATTCTCGAACCATCAGAAGCTCCACGACCGGAAACAAACACATATCTTAGCACCAGGTTACTGGAAAAAACTTTCATGGAAGATGGACGTACTAAAATAGAAACTACCAGTGATACCATTACTCAG cTTATAGTAACAGAATCTGCACCACCTCCTCGTCCAACTAGTGTCACGACCACGTTAACAGCGTTAGACAGTACGGAGGAAAACATGACAGACGTCATGAAAACTTATTACATTACTTATACTTATTACAATACTTTCCTGGAGAAAGGGAGCACAGTAGTTCGTACGAACGTGGCAACGTCGACTGATGTTGTATTAGAGAAAGTGCCTGTCAAGAAAACCACAAAGACAACTATGGTGAATCCTACTCCGGAACCTATTCAAATCTTTGCCACGAAAACGTATCTAACCACGTTTACCTATTTTACGACGTTGCTTCAG GCGGGACCAGATGGAGAGACTTCCACAACAGTTTCTTCGAGGTCACACATTGTAGAAAACGTAGTAACAGAATCGATAGCACCTAGTTTACTAGATGCTGGTTATATGAACGCTTTATTAACAACTGCACATCATTCTGATCCTGTGAAAAATGTGGTCACTGGTTCGACGATCATTTTCTTCGATGAGGAAGACCAGATCGATCCTACTACCAGCACCAACTTCCCGGAAGTTACCTCTTCGGTGGAAGTACAAAAAGATGAAATGATTTCATCTAGCTTCGTATCTGAACCATCTTCAGTTGTTAACGAATCAAATCTAAAACCTATTGAACAAATTAATCAG gAGAGCAATGTAACAGTTTCTGCAGAATCTGGACAGAACAAAAAACCTATCAATCAAAACACGAATGATCTTCAAGTGAGCAATCTTTTAAGCCTAGGTTCGTTGGGAATTAATAGTTTGTCGGCTTTGGGACCAGTGATTACTGCAATGGCTGGTCTACTTCAGGGTAAAACCACAGCAACACGAAGAAATGATTCGATACCACAGATGGAAACGCAGGAAGTCACCACGCAAAGATCACCTATTTACATACCTGTCGCTGAGTTCGCTGATGGAGACATTGAAGCTGCTGAAAGTCAAAATAtag gtACACATTTGGCAAACCTCAACCACAATTACATCGCAGAGACACGTCATAAAGTTGCGTCTAGCCTGGCAGATGGAATTCCAATTTCTCCAGGCGAGGTAATCACTGCGAATAGCGACGTGATCATCGGTAAACCAGGAAAGATGGCACCAAGACCGCCTCAAACATTCTTAAAGGACGAAGAGAATATAGGAATGAAACCACCACCGTTACCAGTTCCTAACATTCCAGTCCATCCTGTTCTCGAAGTTCTAGAGAATGATCAGAATGATGCTCAGCCTCAACAAAATCTTCAGAGCCATAAAGGTCCACAGATAAAGATATATCCTGCGCATCAGATTTACGAGGAACACTTGAAAATACCTATCTCTATGCCTATCAATACAAATCCTACATTAAAACAACCTCAAAAGTTGCTTCCAGTTCAACCAACTCCCCCAAAGAAAATTGGTTCAAAGCAAGATATGTTAGACAACGATCCTTTATTGAAACCACCCGATAGACCTAACGTGGAACAGTATGCGAATCCGAATATGAATCTAAAAGAACCGGAATGGAATCCTGATAAGACAAGAAGACCTTGGAGTGCTAAGGATCCCCTGAAGCTTCCTCCATCTCATCCTCAGTTTGATCAG aaaatcgaTCTGGGAAAGCCATCGATAGATAAACTTTGGCCAACTGTTCCATCCGAAGAACAAAAGCGACCACCATGGGCCCAGAAAGACCCTTTGCTTCCCGAAACTCCAATTATCATTCAAACTTCGGAATCCAAACCGACACCAGCGGAACCCATAGTTCATCAAGTACCACACGTCATCGACAGATCAACGGGGCAACCTTTATTGGTTAATATCCAACCGAGTCAAGTGGCCAACGTGGTAATTCCTCAAGGTGGCACTCAGGCATTGATATTCGGTGACACGAGCGAACCTCATATCAGTGGACAATATTTTGACGATCCATCACCCTATCCTGAATCAGAAGTTGGTTTAGGTTTCCTTGGAATTCAAAGG GTAGAAGATCTATCCCAATATAACAATGGAAAAGATCCAGCAGATTACATGGTACCCCCATCACCACCATTCAACTTCAAAACGTTATCCGAGAAACATTCTTCCAATCGTCCAGCAACCATCCCTTTATCACCAGCTCATTTCGATTATGAAAGACCGCaagataaattagaaatatctttGGTCAGGCCAGAAAAGAAGCCATCTGACGTGCATTTGATCAAACATCCCGATAACTCAGGTGTCCTTGGCGGCCAAGGTCACGTGCATACAGAGATTTTGGTTCACCACAGACCGGAAATCGTGAACGTTCGACCTCAAAGCATTCCTCATCCTGCTATTCATCCTCACATACATTCCAACAATCATTTACCGCCACGAGGACaatatccaaaaattccaAAGCCTATTTCAGAGCCCGGAACGCCACCTCGAAGAACAGAAATGTCGAATCCATCGGACAATTCGCATCGATACATCTTGTTGGCTAAACCAGACTCAGGAAACGAGATTATCTTGAATTCCAATTGGAAGTCGGATAAGAAACCGCCAAGAATTCTGATGAATAACAGGTTGAGGCCACGATTACCGTTGAGATCGACAACCATTCATCCTCCTCTGGATAGGCCGATTTACCCAGAAAGGCCTGGCATCAGGAAACCAGTTTACAGCGGATCTCAGAGGCTTCCAACGAAAGCGCAGAACACAAACACGTTTGTGCTTCCTCATCGTCCTATCACCAATCTTCAGATTCATCACGAACCACATAAAATGACAACTTCTATGCCTGGAGAATTAATAAGAGATGTGGTAACTGAGAAACAACCTTCATTTGGGACTCGACCTCag aCAAATCTTCAAAATAGGCCACCtcatttttattctgaaaAGAAACCAACGAGCATAGAACAGATGAAGCCGCAAACCGAAAGAACAGAGGAATACGTGCCCACTGGAGCGGTTGAGTATCACAATCCTTTGAATCtcaagataaaacaaaatgataaGCCAGTTATATCAAGCATTCAAACGCAAAATTTCAATCAGGCTTCACCTAATCAGGACATCAAGTCTGAGAGCCAAGAAACCTGGTACAGTGGTACACAGACCGAGAAAACATTGGATTCAGAAAGTGGTGCCTCTGAACCGGTCAAATATCATAATCAggtgaaagaaattgaaaaatacgataaaacgAAAGATGATACGTCTTTGATTAACGATCACAGTAACGATACATCATCAAACAAGAATTCTTATGTAGCCTCTAGTAATACAATGATAGGAAAAGTTGGTGAAATCGATTCTCAGCAAAATCAAAAGGAAAAACCTATTTGGATTAATCAAGGAGTTCCATTTGCGCATAAAAATGAAGGCATATCGATTCAAACACAGTATGGatctaattattacaataccaAACCCCATGAAATGCCAATAGTTCAAGGAAAACCATTTGGTGTGTACACTGGACACGAAGAGTTAAATTATGGTTACAAATGGAAAGAAACATCCGAATACGACATAGTTCAGGGTGTACCATCGATGTATTATGGAAATAAAGTGATGCAGATCAACCATAAGCATGAACAAACATCTACTCCACTTAATCATGAACATGACGATACTATAGATCTGAAGCCGCCAGCGATCATTCCGCAATTCGTTCCCGAATTGGACAAACTTAATAGACCATATCCACGACcgactattataaataaagtggAAACCAGACCTGTGTTGTATTCTAGACCAGAGATCATCAGTCAAACTTCAGAAGTTAGGCCAGATCATGTGAATCGGCctaatgaaaataaactaGATATTTCAGAACAACAATTTGGGAACAACAGTTTGAGCtattcagaaaaattaaatcagagCCACTTTCAATTAGGTGGTTTTATGGATCTTAATTGGGAGAATGAAATGAAAGCAGGCGATAAAAGACAAGAAATTCTGGTCAACAGGAGCGAAATTATGAAGAATCATTATAGAAACAACtccatttttcatcaaatggAAAATCAGTATTCTCAGACGAGCATTAACCCTgtcaaattagaaaagaatcaTGCTGTGATAATTCAACAAGATTATAGTTCAGCAACTAAGATTCATCCAGAATATCCTCACATAGTCACCAAACCTAAACCTCAAGTACCTAGCCCAATCACTATTTCAACAGCTAATAACAAATCTAATACTCGACCAAACATTAAATTCTCCCTGTCTGTGGAGGCAATTGGCGAAGAGATGGATAGTAAGACACAAACCGAACGACCACCAAGTATGCTGATCACAACGAATTCGAGtgacaaaaaaaagaacatagaGAAGATAGATACTTCTTATCAGATGAATTTTGCAACTCAAGATGCGAACAAAGATGATTCCGAGAATCACGAGAGCAAGATTCGAATAAGGCCTATTGAAACATCCACTGGGGACATGTTGACTAATATGGAAGGAATGAACATACCTTCTAGAGACATGATGCCCCCACCATTAAGATCTGTAATTGGCCTCaatcaatcaaataaaaacgaaGAGGAAGATTTGAAACCACCACCCATACCTTCAAGAGATGTTGTTGGTTTGTCGCCTCCACCAGTAGATATTACCACAACAAATCTCCCTATGGAAGATAAGTTCTCATTCATTACTGCTAATGAATCTGGTTTGAAGCCTCCTCCTAAGTATATTCCTCTGAAGGAATCTTCTGTTGCGCCTTTGCCCAGTATCAGTATGGTTCCTCCTAGCCCAAGACCATCTCTTACTAGGCCTTTCATCGTGGAATTATTGTCTcag GACATGGTACCTCCACCACCAGTAACTCAGACAACGAGACCACTTGAAATAGCCACTGTGAGACCAGCGGTAGCAGTATCTGGATCGATTCAAATCGCGACAGCTGTCGCAACATCCCACATACCAGTAGTCCAAGATATCGAATCGAAGATACCTATCATACACGGTACCGTTGATCTTCCAGTAGTCATAGACGTGCCTGAAATACTTAGACCAATCGAAACCAGGAAGACGGAGCACGTTAGCATATACACAGTGCGACCATTCGACACCAGACCTGTATCTag AATATCGCTGCAATCAACAGCAATGCTAACTACGAACTTAATAATCCCAACGAAACTAAGACCAGTCCAAGTGGATCACATTCAACCAAGCAGATCGTCTTCTACTAGGGAAGTAGAACCAACTCGATCTCACAATATCGATATTCCACAAAATCCAGTAAAACGACCAGAGCATCCAGTATTTTTGGAGTCCAGTTACGATATCGTTTTACCATCATCGAAGGTAGAAGCTACGGAGAGTTTGATTTACGTGATAAGCACGAGTCAGAAGAAAGAATCGCGGCCTACTATGACAAAGAACGAAGTTTCGAAAGTGATCGTTTCACCGGTAAcggaaattaaacgaaagaatGAAACAGTTTTAAAGGAATTGCCAAGTATGGTCACCAGGGTTGATAGTTCGATAACGAAGGTGACGAATACGTTGTTGGAGAATGTCGACAGAAGAAATGTATCGATGATTAAGATGACGAAGAGTGTCAGCAATATACGAAAAGTTGCTAATGAGACAACGACGACTATGTACATGAAGCCTAAAGAA GTGACACGATTCCAGACATCAACGATAACGAGAACGAAAACAGCTGTATTGGGTTCACCACCTACAACTCGAACATTACTTCTTACCCACACGTTGACATCAACTACAGTGGAAACAGTGACAGAAACGTTATTACGTCCAACTAGCGTGGTTTCTACGGTTACATCAACGATTTTACAATCGGTGGTGACTAGAATACCATCATCCTACGAAAACATTGTCGACAATGATTCCATCTTCGTAGTGATGAGCGATCAGAAACCACCGGCACCTGGTGCTGAAGAG GTGGAAGCTGAATATGGTGATATTTCAAGAGATGAACAAGATCCAGCTGGAAATGAAGTTCATAGAGTTCTAGCTGGTGGAATTCTTGGAGCACCAATAGTATCTCTTCAACCTATTGTCAATCAATGTACTCCTGAATGTAAAGCCTCTAGAGCTGAAATATGTACGGAAGTTGGAACTGAAATGAGATGCATTTGTCGACCAGGTTTTGCAAGAATGTTTCCTGATCGACCTTGTAAAC CTACTTATACCTATACACTACGAGTTGGATTGGATCGAATCGGACACGAACCAGTGATTTACGAAGCTAACATGAACAATTCGACGTCAACAgctttcagaaaattattagGTCCTACTAAAGACGCCTTAGACAGGACTTTAATGCAGAGTGATCTCAGAGACATTTATAGGGGACTGAAGATAGCTGGTTTCACATCTGATCCAACGAAAGTAGAATTCCATGTTCAACTCAGTGATAATGCTAATGAAACAAGACTGAAGGAAGTACTTCGAAAATATCTGATTGGAAGTAACTATAGTTTAGGAGGCACTGAAGTCTTTGCTTCGAAAAACCTTGACAta attgAAGCAATCGATTTTGATGAATGCATAGCAGAAGACGGAGGCCCTCATCACGATTGTTCGCCAAATGCAGCCTGTTTCAATCTACGAGGTTCTTATCAATGTTCTTGCAAAGAGGGTTGGGCAGATTTGTCTGAGAATCCTGCATATCCTGGAAGATTTTGCTCTCAGGCGCCATTAGGTTGTCCTAATTGTAACAACAAAGGGCATTGCGTAACGAATACTAACGGTCAAGAAGTCTGTGAATGCTTCCCTTGGCACAGTGGTCAACGATGTCAGGTTAATCTCAAAG TGTTACTGATAGCTCTGGTTACGACCGGTGCAATATTACTAGGCCTTTTGGCGGTGTGCGTTGGCATGGCGTGTTTCCGTCAACCAAATCGGAAACGAAAAACTGGTGACAGAAGGGCCATGATTCCTGGAACTGGCGGGGATACCAGTAGTGAGGGTAGCGTGACAGATCTAGCAATTCCACATCACGTACCGCACATTCTGCCACCACCCCCACAAATGATTGCACCCTTGCCACCGACCAAAAGACCTACTCGAAAGATCAGCACCAAACCTAGGCATCTGCCAAGAAAGACTACCATGATACCTGCATcag TGCCAGTGAACGACGAACAAAGAGATCGTTCGTTGACAGTGATGATCCCTCGTGCCAAATATCGATCGGCACCCCAATCTCCGCAGAATTACAAGTCCGGGTTGAGCACGTTCTCGACAGAAGAGCACAAGCTGCTCAACTATCTCGAGAACGGCACGCATAACACCGGAAACAGGAAGCAAAGTGTATCCAGCGCAAAGGATTGCAAGGAGGCTGATGTACAGATCATCAGAGCGCCAGCTGCACCAACTGGAGCTCTTGTTAGCGCTGGTTTCCAG GTGTCCGCAACGGTAACTCGTCAAATGGATACCGATTCGACGTTAGCCCGTTCTTGCGGCGAAACTACAGTTGAGACAGCGACGAAAGTATTGCGAACCGGGGATCTCCAAGGTGATTTGTGCTCTACGTTGGCTCGTTCCTGTGACGAGACAACCATTCAAGCACCGACGAAGCTGAGGCTTGATTTAGGCGAAGCTGGTTCGACTCTAGCCAGATCCTGCGGTGAAACGACGATTCAACCGCCAACGAAAGTCGCAGATACTAGAAGAAACAGTGTTAAAGACGCCAGAGACAACAGAGACACAAGAGACAGTGCCAGCGAAGGACACACAATGGCTGAAAGGGATCTGGGAAGCACGCTGAGACTTCCGGCGCAGCATCCGCCTCTTTACAGCCCGGACAGA accAGCGATCGAGAATCAAACTTTGACTCTCTCTAA